The DNA window CCCGCCCGACAACCTGCTGGAACTCCCCCAATCGCTCGACGCCGTCGCGCACGACAAGGCGGATCGACACCGAGGGGTTAGGGCGGCGCTGAATCTGCGCGACGACGCCGAGCGCGTCGAACACGACGGCATCCGCCGTCGAGAAGGCATCCACGGCATTACGCCTTCAGCTTCGGCAGCAGCGCGGGTCGATGACACATGGGCAACGGATTGGACTGGGTGTGCAGGTCGGTGCCGCGGTCGAACTTGCGCGGCGCCTGCTTGCTGTAGAGCAGTTGGCCGAGGGTGTTGACCGTCTCGTTGAAATCGGCTGGGGCGACGTAGGTGGCGAAGGTGTCAAGGGTACCCAGCGGAAAAGCATGGCCCTCGCCTTCGGCGATGAAGCGGCGGGGCTCGCCGTCCGGACCGCTGGCTTCGCCGGTGTACTCCTCGAAGCGTACGCCTGCCAGTCGGAAATCGGCGCGCATGTCGTCTCGCATCGCAGCGCCTTCCTGCCAGCGTTCGTAGGCCTTTTCCACCTTGGGATGGCTGGTCAGCGCGTCGAAGAACTCGCTGGATACCAGAACGTGAATACCGCTCATCCGTTCACCCTGGAGCGACTGGCTCATGTAGCGCTTGAGCTCCAGACACTTCTTGCGAACATCGGTTTCCTTGTTGCTCAGTTGGAAATCGAACGTCTTCGGAGTGATCTTGAAGATCTCGAACAGGTTCGCCAGTTCACTTCCATCGGCGTCCAGGATCACGCCCTTGAGCGCGCCCATGCGCAGATGCTCCAAGGTAATGGCGTGCTTGTTGCGCATCGTCTGCAGGTGGTCGGCCATAACCCCTGCGACTGTTTCCAGATCGGTCTCGGTGCCGAATGCGCGAACGCCGACGACCTCTTCCGGCAGCACTACGTCGTCGTGGGGGATGTGCGGCACGTTGAACGCCCGCAGGGTTCGTTTGCCGCGCTTGCCCACCGAGCCAGGTGAACCCACCGGTTGCGTCTGCAGCAACGACAGCACACCGTTGCGCTCCTCGATCGTGACCTGGCGCGTGCGCACCGGCTTGATCGGAAACAGGTTCAACTCGTCCAGCCGGCCGTACTGGTTCGGCAGGAGATTGATTGCCGCGGTCAGGGCGCTGACCGAGAACGCGGGGTTGTGGAACGGGTTGTTCATCGACATGGATCAGGTTCCTTGACGCACGAGCACGCCGGCAACGCGCAGTTGCTGGAGGCAAGCCGAGCGCTGTTCGGGGGTAATGGCTTTCGGCCAGACCAGAGCGTGGTCGGCCACGGTCGCGTGACGCGCGACGATCAGGCCGTCCGGGCTCGGCGCGTCGGCGGTGAGGATCGGCACAATCACGACGCCGACCGCCTGCTCGCGGCCATCGGTGGCGGCCGGGTCGAGCGCCGCCACTTCGCCGGTCGCGGTGATGCGTCCGACCACATGACCCAGTTGCAACGCTTGCTGCGCCGCCACGGTCACGCGATCGCGCGAGTACAGGTTGTCGGCTTCGAACTTGAGCAGGTCGCCCAGGTTGTTGGGCTCTGACTGCGGCGGGTAGACGGTGATGCCCATCTCAGCGCTCCCTCTTACAGCGCGCGGCCCGTGCCTCGACGGCGTGGATCAGCGGGTTGTCGTCCAGCGACGTTGTGGCCGCCACGGACGCAGCAGTCGGGGACAGGTGGCTGGTGATCTCAGCCGTCTCGGCGCGCAGACCGAGCAGCTTCCGACGCACGTCAACGGTACTCAGGCCTTCGCCCAGGAACTCCGCGGTCAGGTCGGGGCGCCCGGCGAGCGCGCACAGCTCGGCGATCGCCAGGGCATCGCCGTGCGCTTGCGCGCGCGCGGCGTCAATGTCGACGGCAGGCGCCGTCGATTCGGGGGTGGACATCGTGGGGAACTCCAAGGAAGAGGGACGCGCGACCGCGTCCAGTTCGGTGTGCATCTGCAGCACGGCGTCGCCGAGCGTGCCGAGCCGGTCGGCCAGTCCCGCGTCGATCGCGTTCTGGCCGAAGAACAAGCCGGCCTCGGTCTGGCGGATGGCATCGGCGGGCAGGCCGCGGTGATGAGCGACCGTCTGCACGAACAGTTCGTACAGGCGGTTCACTTCGGCCTGGATCGAGGCTCGGGCTTCGGGCGTCAGCGGCTCATGGGGGTTGCCGTCGTTCTTGCGCGCACCGGCCAGGATCGGGGTGTAGCTCAGACCTTGATGGGCGTCGCGCTGGGATTGGTCGACATGGAGCGCGATCACGCCGATCGAGCCGATGCCGGCCGTGCGGGACACGAACACCTGCTCGGCCGCGCTCGCCAACGCATACGCCGCCGAAAACGCGGCATCGTTGGCGACTGCCCAGATCGGCTTTTGGTCGCGGCCGGCGCGAATGCGGTCGGCCAGGTCGAACACGCCCGCGGCTTCGCCGCCGGCGCTATCGACATCTAGCACAATGCCGCGCACAGACCGATCCGCCAGCGCGGCGTCCAGGCGTGCCGCGATGTTCTCGTAGCTGAGCAGGCCGGACATCGCGTCCAGTCCGCCGGTCCGTTGCACCAGCGTGCCGTGTATCGGCAGAACCGCGATGCCTTGCGCCTCGCCAACGCGCGACGGCGCGGGCTGGGGCGGCCCCAACTGCGGGGGCGGCCCCGTCTGCAGTTCGAACTTGGGCGCGAGTACGTTCAGGATTACGTCCAGCTTGGCGCGCTGGATCAGCAGCGGCGTGTTGAACACGCGCGCCGCCAGGTAGGGCAGTCCGGTCATGCGGGAAGGTCGGTCTCAGGCGGCGGCTCGGCCGGCACGGATTGGAAGGCGCCGTTGCGGGCGACGCGGCGCGGATCGGTGTCGAACACCAGGCCGAGGTCGTCGGCGCGCGCCGCGTCAGCCGCAATCTCTCGATCGATGGTCTCGGCGTCGTAGCCGGAACTGGCGATGGCTTCCGCGCGCGAGAGCAGGCCCGCCCGGATCGCCAGAATCATCGCGTTGAACTCCTTCTCCGGGTCCACCCAGTTCCAGCCCTGCGGCACCCATTTGCAGGCGCGGTACTGGCGCTTGCGGCGGCGATAGCCGGGCAGTTCGACGGCGCCGGCCAGGACGGCGGCGTCCACGAACGCGTTCCAGACGGGCCGGCACAGCTGGAACACCAGCACCGTGTGCTGGACCTGCTCGCAGCGGCGCCGGAACTCCAGCAGCCCGGCGCGGATGGACGAGTAGTTGACCCCGGTCAGGTCGCCGGTCAGCTGCTCATAGGTGATGCCCATCGCCGCGGCGACGGCGCGGAATTGCGAGCGCAGGAACGCCTCGTAACTCGCGCCCACGTCGGCCGGCTGGGCGAAGGCGACGTTCTCTCCCGGCTCCAGGATCTGCAAGCTGCCTGGTTCCAGCCCCAGCGGCGCGTTGCCGTGCTCGTCCGCCGGGGCATCACCCGGCAGCGGATCGTCGGGGCCGCCGCGGGTAATGAAGCCGGCGAACATCGCCGCGGTCTTCTTGCGAACCAGCTCGGCATCGTCGTACTGATCCAGCTCGTTCAGCTTGACCAGCGCGCGCGCCAGCCACGGCTCCCCGCGGATCTGTCCGGGACGCAGGGGGCGGAAGACGTGCAGGATTTCGGAGGCGCGGATCCTCACTGTGTCCATCCCGCCCTGGCGGGTCATCGGCGCCATAGCGCCGTCCTGCGGATGCGACAGGTAGAGGTGGTACGCCACCCGCCGGCCGAGCCGGTCGAACTCGATGCCGGCGCGAATGACGTTGCCGTTCGGCTCCTCCCGGTTCAGATGCAGCGGCAGGTGCTCGGGCTCCAGCACCTGCAGTTGCAGCGGCACCGCGAGCCCATCCTCTGGCCGGCGCGGGCGCAGGCGCACCAGGCACTCGCCCCCCTCCACCAGTGCGCGGCAGGCCAGCGCTTGCAACCCGTACAGATCGGTCAGGCCGGCCGCGTCGGCTTCGTCCACGAAGTCCCACCAAAGCGTGTGCAGCGCTTCGCGTTGGGCGGTGTCGGCGATCAGCGACTGCGGCTTGATCCCGGTGCCGACCGCGTTGGCGACGAACGCCTCCACCGCGGCGTTGGCCCAGGCATTGCGCCGCACCAGATCGCGCGAGCGCACCCGCAGCGCATCCCCGGTCGCGACCAGCACTGCGACGGCGCCGGGATTACCGGGCTGCCAGGCCGTCGAGCGCCGGCCGTGGCCGGCGACCTCGTGTATGGGCGTTCCGCCGAACATCGCGGCGCGCAGCCGTCCCCACCAGCCCATGATCAGAAGCCCTTGGCGGTGGTGGTCAGCAAGCGGCGTACCCGGCGAGGTCGGCCCTCGGTGCCGGCGAGCGCGGCCTCGATCTCGCGAATCGCGGCCAGTAGCTCGTTGACGGAGCGGTACTCGACCAGACGGTCGCCGAAACTGACGCGGCGCTCGCCGCGCGCGAGTGCGTTGCGCAAGGCCTGCAACTGTTCGTGGGTATACGGAAGATCGCTCATCGCATGAAACGGCTCGAAATTACCCGGCGCCGTGGGCGCGGGCCAGAAGCAGAAAGGCCGCCCGAGGGGGCGGCCGTGGGAATGGGTAGCGCAGTTGGAGCGGGCGATGCGGTCGGTGGGGCCAGGCCCAGCGTCCGCTCCATCTCCCGCCAGTGGCGTTCTTCGAAGCGGTCGACGCCGGTCTGCATCGCGCCGGCGCGCGCCATGACGTAGCAGTCGAGGGCTTCGTTGCGGTCGCGGCGCTTTTCCCACACCCGCTGCGGATAGCCGTGCCGGTCGCGCCGGGTGATCAGGTGCTCGGCAGTCAGCTGCTGGAGGAACTCGCCATCGACCTTGGGCAGATGGACATAGCCGGCCGGAAACACCGGCTGCCCGTCCGGGCCGATCTCGATCGACAGCCGCAGGGCGTTGTACAGCTCCAGCTTGGCGATCCCGCCCGCGACGGCAAACAGCTTCAGGCCGCGGCGCAGACGCTTGCCCGGTACGCTGACATCGACCGCGGTCGGGATGCCGATCAACGCGGCGCCGCTGCCGACGCCCTTCATTGGCAGCAGGCGCGGGTCGGCGACGTCCCGGGCGAAGGCGTACGCCTCTTGCGTCGCGTAGCCGGTGTCCAAGCCGAGCCGGGTCAGCGGCAGCAGGGCGCCGGAGGCATGGGTCCACTGCTCACGCAGCAGCCCGGCCAGCTCGGTCCAGACCGCGGCGCGCGCCGTGTCGCCCATCAACACCCGGTGCTCGACCAGCCAGGTCTCACGCTCGCGGCCGAATGCCCAGACCGAGACCTCGATCCGGTCCTTCTGCACGTCGGCGCCGCCGGCCAGCAACAGGCCACCGGCCGGCACCGTGCCGACCCGGTAGTCCTCGCGGCGCTCCAGCAGACGCTCCCAATCGGGGGCCTCGCCCTCCTCTTCCCAGGTCTCGCCGAGCTCGGTGTTCTTGAACGCCTTGAGCGCTGTCGCCGAGCCCTGCGCGGCCTCCCAGGCGGCGGCGATGTCCGCCCAGCTACGCCAGCCGACCGGCGAGTACAGCGACGACAAGTGGTAGCCCGCGGTCTTGCCACGGTTCTGCGGCGCAGTGGCGATCCATCGACCGGCGGCCAACATCGCGGTCTTGTGATGCTCGCCGATCGGCTGCTCGCAGGTTTCGCAGATGTACCGGGCCGACCGCGGGTCGCCCCAGGTCCAGCGCAATTGTTCGAACCGCAGCCACTGTTCGTGCGCACAGTGTGGACACGGGACAAAGTACCGGCGCTGGTCGGAGGCCAGGTACTCGCGCTCGATGGTCGAGGCGCCGGCAATCGTCGGTGTCGACACCAGCAGGATCTTGCGGCGGGTGAAGGTGCGGGTGCGGGCTTCGGCCAGCGCCACCGCGTCGCCTTCGCCCTCCACGTCGCGCGGGTAGCCGTCCACCTCGTCCAGAAACAGGTAGCGGACCGGCATCGAGCGCAGGCCGACCGCGCTGTTGGCGCCGGTCAGGACCAGAACCCCGCCGCGGAACTCCTTGGCGAGGATGGTGTTGCCCGAATCGCGTGCGCGCGAGGGCGCGATGCGCTCCCGCAGCGACGGCGATTCCTCGATCAGCGGATCGACGCGCTGCTTGGAGTTGCGCTTGGCCATCTCGACCGTGGGCGCCACGGCCATCATCGGCCCCGGCGCGCACGCGATCACATAGCCGATCCAGTTGTTCCCGCACTCCGTGCCGCCGACTTGCGCGCCCTTCATGAATACGACGCGCTCGATCGCCGAGGCCGGCGACAGGTCGTTCATGATGTCGCGCAGGTAAGGCGTGCGCGCGGTGCGCCATCGCCCGGGCTCCGACGACGAGGTGCTCGACAGCACCCGGTCCTGGTCCGCCCAGTCCGACACGTCCAAGAACGGATCGGGCGCTAGCCCGTCGCGCCAGGCGCGGGCGACCTCATCGAAGCCGTCGTACAACGATCACTCCAGGCGGGCGACGAAGTCGCCGAGTTCGGCCAAGTGCTGGCGCACCTCGCGCTCCAGCGACACGTGCATCGCATGAGGATCGATGCCGAGCTCGGCGGCCAGCATCGAACTGATGCGCGCCGGCCAGTTCAACCAGGCGTCGCGCTCGGCACGAGCCAGGGCGAAGACCTGGCCGATGGCCTGCTGCCGGTCGATCAGTTCGCCGCGCAGCTGCGCGATGCGCAGCTTGTGGTGCTGGGCCTTGAGGACTTCGTTGGCAGTCCGCGCCTGTGCGTAGCTGTTGCCGGTGGGAGCGCCAGACGGTGCAGCAATGGTCTCCTCGCCACGGGCCGCTGCGCGCGCCCGCGCCGGTCGGGGGGCCGCGCGTGATTCAGCCAGCTCGGCCTTGGTCGTGTTCGCGTCCCACTCGGCATCGGCGCAGGCGGCGTCGATGGTGCCGTCCGGCAACGCCGAGATGCGCCCGGTGGCGATGGCTTTGCGGACGGCGGTGTCCGAGACGCCGCGATGGCGCCCGTAGGCGCGAATGCTGATTCCCACAGGCGGTCAATCGCAGGTTCGGGCCTCCGCGACCGCCGGCCATCGGCGCAGATTGGGGTGAATGGAAGAGGGAACACCCCAGCCCCCATTGAGGGATTGGGGTGCGCGCTCTCAGGGTATTAGTTGCGCGGCGCGCACATCGCGGCCGTGATGGCTTGCTCCAGATGCCGAATGGCCGAGCGGAGGCTGGGCTGGTACTTGGCGTCCGCCACGTCCCACACCTGCATCAACCGAGCCTGTTGTACCGCTCGATTGAGTTGATGCACCGGCAATCCTACGAATTCTGGCTCCAGAGCTTCGATGTAGCGCACGATTTCATCGTGCAACCAGCGCAACGTCATCTCATCCGCGCAGATCTCACTGGGAACCCAGCGCTTCGCGGACCAACTGCCGGTCTGATCGATGGCGCGCTCGACCGGCGCCAGTTCCCTACGGCACTCGGCCACCAGCCGTCCAATGTTCGTCGGGTCGAGGCGGCGCGTACGAACTGTGTCCGTGCGTTCGGCGAGGATGCAGGCCAAGCCGTAGCAGGCGAACAAGGTCAAGCTCGATTCGGGTTGTGAGAATGTGTGTCCGGACCGCAGTATCCGTTCCAAATAGTCGCTGAGGCTTCGCAGCTCAGCGTCCGCAATGAAGATCTCCTGATTCATGGTTCGCTCCTCTCACACCGCGTCGTTGCGGCAGCGGCATGAACGCTTCAGTTGCGGCGGAAGCCAAGCAGAACTTGCGGAACACGATGACGACGGACAGGTGCCCGACAGCTTCGCCGGGCGCCCGTTACCTACTCTGGGAACTGACCCAGCGCCTCTTCCAGCCCACCGACCGCCAAGCTGATTGCGTGCTGGAAATCGGCGTCGCAGGATCGCAGCACGTGCAGCCGTTCGACCGAGACGAGCGCCTTCTCGACCCATTGGCGCGGCGTCAGCGGCGACCGGCATTCCAGGTAGTCCTCGATCTGCTGCGCCGTGGCCGCCAGGAGGGCGGCGACCGCTTCGTTTCGGCGCTTGGGGCGTTGCTTGAGGCGATTGGCGCCGCTGAGGACGCGCAAACTCCACCGCCCCATTTCCTCGTTCACCACGGCCACCCGCGCGTGCAGTTCGATGCCGTCGATACGCCGTGCCCGGTCGATCCGCGTCCAGGGCTCCAAGAACCGGGTCAAGGCGGCGCATCCATCCACCGAGCACGTGCCGTACTCCCAGACCGGCTCCAAATCCGTCGGCGCGGTCAGCAGCCATCGAATCTGGCTCCCCAACGCACGCAAAGTGAAGAGATCTTGCTCGATATCCATTGTTGCTGTTCCTAGGTCACCGCCCAGCGCGGCGATCGCATGAACGCTTCAATCCCCTGCGATTCCAAGCGTGAAAGCGAGGTAATAGGTCCCGGTAGACAGGCGACGGACAGCTTGCGGCGCGCGGCAGAAGAGGGAAAACCCCAGCGCCCGGTCGGGCGCTGGGGTTGACGCTCTCGTGCTGTCAGCCAGCGGCGTTGTTCAGTTCATCAAGTACCGGTGCAAGGTCCATGTCCGGCTCAAATTCCAATTCGCCACGCTCGGCCAATAGCTGGAC is part of the Lysobacter firmicutimachus genome and encodes:
- a CDS encoding head-tail joining protein, translating into MDAFSTADAVVFDALGVVAQIQRRPNPSVSIRLVVRDGVERLGEFQQVVGRARHVLARNAEWVFRRGDEVSLDGRTQSVEALVRDDGRVNEAVLHG
- a CDS encoding major capsid protein, coding for MSMNNPFHNPAFSVSALTAAINLLPNQYGRLDELNLFPIKPVRTRQVTIEERNGVLSLLQTQPVGSPGSVGKRGKRTLRAFNVPHIPHDDVVLPEEVVGVRAFGTETDLETVAGVMADHLQTMRNKHAITLEHLRMGALKGVILDADGSELANLFEIFKITPKTFDFQLSNKETDVRKKCLELKRYMSQSLQGERMSGIHVLVSSEFFDALTSHPKVEKAYERWQEGAAMRDDMRADFRLAGVRFEEYTGEASGPDGEPRRFIAEGEGHAFPLGTLDTFATYVAPADFNETVNTLGQLLYSKQAPRKFDRGTDLHTQSNPLPMCHRPALLPKLKA
- a CDS encoding head decoration protein encodes the protein MGITVYPPQSEPNNLGDLLKFEADNLYSRDRVTVAAQQALQLGHVVGRITATGEVAALDPAATDGREQAVGVVIVPILTADAPSPDGLIVARHATVADHALVWPKAITPEQRSACLQQLRVAGVLVRQGT
- a CDS encoding S49 family peptidase: MTGLPYLAARVFNTPLLIQRAKLDVILNVLAPKFELQTGPPPQLGPPQPAPSRVGEAQGIAVLPIHGTLVQRTGGLDAMSGLLSYENIAARLDAALADRSVRGIVLDVDSAGGEAAGVFDLADRIRAGRDQKPIWAVANDAAFSAAYALASAAEQVFVSRTAGIGSIGVIALHVDQSQRDAHQGLSYTPILAGARKNDGNPHEPLTPEARASIQAEVNRLYELFVQTVAHHRGLPADAIRQTEAGLFFGQNAIDAGLADRLGTLGDAVLQMHTELDAVARPSSLEFPTMSTPESTAPAVDIDAARAQAHGDALAIAELCALAGRPDLTAEFLGEGLSTVDVRRKLLGLRAETAEITSHLSPTAASVAATTSLDDNPLIHAVEARAARCKRER
- a CDS encoding phage portal protein, with the protein product MGWWGRLRAAMFGGTPIHEVAGHGRRSTAWQPGNPGAVAVLVATGDALRVRSRDLVRRNAWANAAVEAFVANAVGTGIKPQSLIADTAQREALHTLWWDFVDEADAAGLTDLYGLQALACRALVEGGECLVRLRPRRPEDGLAVPLQLQVLEPEHLPLHLNREEPNGNVIRAGIEFDRLGRRVAYHLYLSHPQDGAMAPMTRQGGMDTVRIRASEILHVFRPLRPGQIRGEPWLARALVKLNELDQYDDAELVRKKTAAMFAGFITRGGPDDPLPGDAPADEHGNAPLGLEPGSLQILEPGENVAFAQPADVGASYEAFLRSQFRAVAAAMGITYEQLTGDLTGVNYSSIRAGLLEFRRRCEQVQHTVLVFQLCRPVWNAFVDAAVLAGAVELPGYRRRKRQYRACKWVPQGWNWVDPEKEFNAMILAIRAGLLSRAEAIASSGYDAETIDREIAADAARADDLGLVFDTDPRRVARNGAFQSVPAEPPPETDLPA
- a CDS encoding phage head-tail joining protein; the protein is MSDLPYTHEQLQALRNALARGERRVSFGDRLVEYRSVNELLAAIREIEAALAGTEGRPRRVRRLLTTTAKGF
- a CDS encoding phage terminase large subunit family protein, which produces MYDGFDEVARAWRDGLAPDPFLDVSDWADQDRVLSSTSSSEPGRWRTARTPYLRDIMNDLSPASAIERVVFMKGAQVGGTECGNNWIGYVIACAPGPMMAVAPTVEMAKRNSKQRVDPLIEESPSLRERIAPSRARDSGNTILAKEFRGGVLVLTGANSAVGLRSMPVRYLFLDEVDGYPRDVEGEGDAVALAEARTRTFTRRKILLVSTPTIAGASTIEREYLASDQRRYFVPCPHCAHEQWLRFEQLRWTWGDPRSARYICETCEQPIGEHHKTAMLAAGRWIATAPQNRGKTAGYHLSSLYSPVGWRSWADIAAAWEAAQGSATALKAFKNTELGETWEEEGEAPDWERLLERREDYRVGTVPAGGLLLAGGADVQKDRIEVSVWAFGRERETWLVEHRVLMGDTARAAVWTELAGLLREQWTHASGALLPLTRLGLDTGYATQEAYAFARDVADPRLLPMKGVGSGAALIGIPTAVDVSVPGKRLRRGLKLFAVAGGIAKLELYNALRLSIEIGPDGQPVFPAGYVHLPKVDGEFLQQLTAEHLITRRDRHGYPQRVWEKRRDRNEALDCYVMARAGAMQTGVDRFEERHWREMERTLGLAPPTASPAPTALPIPTAAPSGGLSASGPRPRRRVISSRFMR
- a CDS encoding elements of external origin produces the protein MGISIRAYGRHRGVSDTAVRKAIATGRISALPDGTIDAACADAEWDANTTKAELAESRAAPRPARARAAARGEETIAAPSGAPTGNSYAQARTANEVLKAQHHKLRIAQLRGELIDRQQAIGQVFALARAERDAWLNWPARISSMLAAELGIDPHAMHVSLEREVRQHLAELGDFVARLE